CGCCCACTGCTCCGCGCCGTCCCAGCGCAGACTCAGCACGTGATCGGTGCTATCCTCCAGCGTAAACGCCCCACCAAACGCCGGATGTTCATTCCGAAAGCGGATCAGCCGGAACACGTCTCGAACGACCGGCTGCTCCAGCGCGTGCTGCACGTCATCCCAGGCATAGTAGCGGCGATTGATGTCACGGCCCACGCCCGTCTTCGCCAGCAGTTGCATATCGTTGGTGCCCGCCAGCAGCCCGACGTAATATACCTGGGGAATGCCGGGCGCAAAAAACTGGATCGCGCGCGCCAGCAGGTACTCGCGGTCGTTCTTGCCCAGGGCATCGTAGTAGGTGCAGTTGACCTGATACACGTCGAGATTCGATGTCGCCGCGCGGGTCGCCCGACGGCTCTGGCCGCCGCTTCTGACATGGATCGTCTCGATCAGCGCGCTCACATCCTCAGGTGGTATCAGCCCGGCTCCCGCGACCGGATCGGCGGTGTCCGCTCCGACATCGATCACACCGATGCCATCGTGCGTATCGAGCACCGTGATGGCGTTACGCGGGCTGATCGTCAGCCAGCGCTGAAGATAACGCGCGGTTTGGTTGAAGAACGCGTGCAGGATCAGCGGCGGCAGGGCAAAATCATAGACCATGTCGACGTGCTGGGCAATCACGATCTGCTGCTGGTAGTAGGAGTGAACTTCGACCAGCACCTCGATGCCAAGCGACCGGGCGTAGCGCGTGATCGCGGCGATAAAGTCGTACGTCTCCGGCAGCATAAAACAGCTCGTGCCCGGCAGCTTAATCGCATAGCCCACAGCATCCAGCCGGATCGCGCGAATGCCGCTGCGGTGAAAGGTTTGGAGGATCGATCGCAGGTACGCCTGGCCCTGCGGGTGCAGCACGTCGATGTCGAGCTGCTGCGGGTCGAAGGTCGTCCACAGGATACGCTTCGTGCCATCCTTCAGCGTGGCGCAGGTAAAGGGCAAGCCGGGCCGGGGACGGTAGATCCGCAGCAAATCCGCCTCGGTCGCGCCCTGCGGAAAGATGCTCCCGAAGGTCAGAAACAAGCCGCTGTAGGCCGAGTCCGCGCCGCGTGCCCAATAATCCCGAAACTGCGGCGACTCGGACGAGATATGGTTGACGATCAGATCGGCCAGGATCTCGACATCGTGACTCAACACCTGAATATCGGCCCACGACCCAAGCCGCGAGTCGACTACGGTATGATCGATCGGATCGAAGCCCGCGTCGACGCCGTCGATCGGATCGAAAAACGGCAGGATATGCACGCCGCCGAAAAGACCTTTGAGGGGACCAGACAGGAGCCGGTGCAGCCCGGCGAAGCCCTCGCCACCGAGTCGGTCGGCGTAGGTGATCAGTTGAACCTGGTTGCGCATCGTTTCGCCCTGGCAGTAAGAAGACGCCGAAGCTCGCAGAACCTCGTAGCGCGGAGCCTTGCTGCGGCATCCCAGCTTGAGACACGGTGCTGATCATACCATGCGACGCATCCGATGGCGCTGCTGGATGTAGCACCGCCGCCTCCGAAGTGATAGGAATCTGATAGTATTCTTATAGAGTAATAGAGCGATACTATTGATTGGGGGGTAAACATCCAATATCACAATCGCCGCACACGCACGATCCGCAACGTGTTGCCACACGCAGACACGAGCAGCGCGACCAGCGTAGGTTGGCTGAGCTGTGGTGGGGATCGGCGG
Above is a window of Herpetosiphonaceae bacterium DNA encoding:
- the gtfA gene encoding sucrose phosphorylase, whose amino-acid sequence is MRNQVQLITYADRLGGEGFAGLHRLLSGPLKGLFGGVHILPFFDPIDGVDAGFDPIDHTVVDSRLGSWADIQVLSHDVEILADLIVNHISSESPQFRDYWARGADSAYSGLFLTFGSIFPQGATEADLLRIYRPRPGLPFTCATLKDGTKRILWTTFDPQQLDIDVLHPQGQAYLRSILQTFHRSGIRAIRLDAVGYAIKLPGTSCFMLPETYDFIAAITRYARSLGIEVLVEVHSYYQQQIVIAQHVDMVYDFALPPLILHAFFNQTARYLQRWLTISPRNAITVLDTHDGIGVIDVGADTADPVAGAGLIPPEDVSALIETIHVRSGGQSRRATRAATSNLDVYQVNCTYYDALGKNDREYLLARAIQFFAPGIPQVYYVGLLAGTNDMQLLAKTGVGRDINRRYYAWDDVQHALEQPVVRDVFRLIRFRNEHPAFGGAFTLEDSTDHVLSLRWDGAEQWARLVIDFQTGSYTIGYSEDGQARQFNLFEHCGC